The DNA window GCACACGTGCACGACTAAAGCCCTCGATTTGCACGCTGTTTCATCGAGCTTATATTACTCAACCCTAACTTCATCCGCTGTCAGTGGCACCTACGTTGCTTCTCAAATAAAACTTTCCTTGACAGATGTTAGAAAAAATGACGTATATCATATGTGAAGTTGGCCGATATCTGACTAATGTGATTACAGCGCTCGCTTCGGCTCGCGTCGCAAACTTTACACTTGTCGGAAATCGCCTACTCTTCGTACTTGTTGCACAATATTCTGTTTCGTATTCAAATACTAAACAATTCTTCAATCTTCCATTGCATATGGATTGAATAactatcgaaatttcaaccatCACAGGCTCTACCCGATTTACCTGCGGAACAAGTAACTATCCCGCTTTCCAATGACAAGGAGCATTCAGCGGCTGATTTGTTTCTCCATTGGGTAGAAACAGCAGACTCGGTTTTCACTAGAGTGTATGGGTACATTACTGGAATGTTCCTATCCGGCTGGAGTAACGCTAGGTTGTATTTCAACGTTGTTGGAACACAAATTCGTAACCAGGTGAATTGACGGCAAAAATCAACAAGATTGCATGCGGATGTTAACATCATTTTATTGTTCTCTATCCACAGGTTCTGACTTCCATAGCCTTGACTAACTACAAGATTGCCGTTGCCGAAGTGCTCAGTCAGTCTGATCTAATTCAAAGTCACTGCACAAACGAAACATGGGGATTATTCCAAGAAGTCGCTTTCAAAGTAGCTGCAATTTCGCACAACGTGCAAGACGCGTTGGAAAACTATAACACATGCCTTGCATAATGGAACATATACGTACATCGTACACTACCTTTCTATCTATCGTTATATCAAATGAATTTATTGCCTTATCTAATTTGCGTGATatgaaaatacaatatttGCCAATTCATTTACTTAAAAATTGAAGCCCATCGATAGTCAAGCGtctaattttataattatggTATAAGATATTCCTGGATACCCCGTAGAAATTTGTGCTGGATGCAAAATAAAACTCACTtgcaatgaaagaaaattagaaatgtatcgaataaattctattgGTTCCTTGGATTATAGAAGAGTGTAAGAAATAAGGCAATTCCATGTTCGGTATAACGAACGTTACAGccaagataaaaaataacacgtATTTCATCGTTTTGAATGGACGTATAACAGCTTTACCTGCCACATCACAAAGCCATATAGTCCgtccatatttatttttgctgCACAAAGACATTCTTAGGTACTACATGTTTATTCCATGGGTCATCATTTAACGAAAATGAAGCTGTTCAAACGACCTTGCGACAATACCCTACGGAATATGCATATTATTTTCGTTGTTCGAATGTTATTTTAACAGAAATAACGATCCTCTCACTCTCGCCTCTTATAGTCGACGGTGTATAAAGTTGAAGCAACTTGATCTGGAACATCACTTCGATTGTATTCGGTACTCTGAACAGAATGAATTGGCTTCCACTAATGCTGGTTGGGCTCTGGGCGGCAGAGTCTTTGGCAAGAATGTGCAGTAAGTCACTCAAATTTCATAATCATCTGAAGTTCATTATTTTCTGTTCTCACAAATATATACCTGTGTTGGACCTATATTACAGACCCTAATGGTTCGGTGGCAATGGATTACTTGGCCGATGAATGGGCCACAACAGTGAGCAGGTACCCACCACTATCCATTGAACTTGGCGATAAAATGGGAAAACTCTAATGGTTCGGTGGGAATGGATTACTTGGCCGATGAATGGGCCATAACAGTGAGCAGGTACCCGCCACTATCCATAGAACTTGGCGATAAAATgggaaaacttttcaacaaaaatttcaagcatcTGGAGTGATCTATGGACTCTACATATTGGCAAAACTGCACCATCAGGTATCTCAGTTTTGCAAATTTGTCTCCCAAATTGACGTTTGGACCGTTGATTTAACCACAATTTTCGTATTGTTAGCTCatccgatttttatttttcaccttcaGATGTTGGAACGGGGTGACGATCTTATTGAAGACACAGAGGAATGCCGTGAAAACTTACAACCAAAGATTGAACTGTTAAAATCAAACATTAACCGACAACCAATTGGCTTGGACGAAGATTTGGACTCAATCATCAGACAGTGCCAGGTATTCTTGATCTTATCACCTGGAAATGTGGCGATCCCTACACCGGTAAGTTTATACGATACCTGCTCATTCATGtacgtagaaaaaaatcactgataAATATCAGAAAGGTCATATATGCTCCCGATAGACCCGATGGGAAAACACGTGACAACATAGGTAATAACATGCAACGATTATGTTATGAAGAATTAGGGCTACGtccctgcgcgcttcgcggTCTagttattttcgatttttatacaACTAGGGGCTTCGCTATTTAGGTTTTCCGCTTCGTGGTTTTCGGCGTGGTTGTCGTCCGTACAAAAACATCGTGCCGGCGACTTGGACCATAGTATAGTTTTTCACTCTTTTAACTTGAGGACCTGGACCGCGAATACGCTGGTACCGTCAACCTGGGCTCCTGAAATTGGCTGTTTCCATCGATCTGAACGATCTGAGCAACGAATATTGCTGAGCGCTAACGAAAAATGCCACTCCAGGACGCAGGATCTACACGTCGAAAAGCACAATGCGAAAAAGCTAACTTCATGCGTTTTAACAAGATCTCTTTATAGATATAGCGAGATTTATTTGGTAACATAACAATTTTTCCCCAATTTTTCGGCAATTGTAAGTCCGAGGCGCAGGATATAGACGCCGAAAACCACGAAGCGAAACGGCTGGTGAAGCCAGCTTCGGGGGTATTAAACAACTAGCTTGATGCTTCTTCCGTTTTAAAAAAGTCAACTTCAGAGGCTtaatatgatatttttatagatatatagaGATTATGTATGTTTTCACGTCGCAGAACCTCGGTGCATTGCCAGCAGAACAAATAGTGCCTCaaagataaaatgaaaagattattcaataataattacaataataataatgatgaaaatattaccgtGATGGAATGTAGTGCACGCATAGAATTGTGTATGAGGAGTACggtaaaataacaaaaattgtttataaattataccaAGGTATTGGAGTTTCTGTTGTAAAAACAGttaatttggaaaatattgtcGTTATTCTAATGAACGTTGTTTATTTAAACACATGGCCGAGAAAAGAAATAGGGACACATGTGTAGAGTTTATCTATGTAAAATTACGACACTATGCCACAGGTAATACCGTTTTTTCGAAAGATCAACAatcctttttttccaatatcaTTGCTCGTTGAGTATATAAGGTTCAGATTATTTGACGCTGACCGCTAGTATGATATATGTTTACGATACGATATACGGTACGacatatattttaaaaaatatgaggTGGTGCCTGGCAATATTGTTTTTTGGACTCACGTCTACAGTATGTTCTGGACACATGTGCGGTAAGCATTTTGGCTATTCgatcaaaaaatatcatccaTTTTCATCGCTCGCAACAGCGAAGCAAATAACACAATACGTCTGATACTCGCTGCTACTGTTTTTCAGAGCCCGTTTATGGGGTGGACTTCGAATTGCTGACCTCTGCATATGCGGCGGGTGCTGAAAGTTTTCCAACACCGACTATCGAGTATCATGATCGCTCAGCGTGCAAATTTGGAATGAAATACACGAATGACGTAATGTCATACATCGAGTCACTTTTCCTCAATGTATACCTTCAGGTATGATAATTCAGCATCGTGTGACTGATTCGATTTACCGTTAAATAGGTACAGATTTAGAGGCAGATCGTTCACTTCAAGAAGCCACGACGACGAGTATCTTCATATaattgttattcttttttttcttgtacaaTCGACAGGCTGATCAGACAGGTCATCAACTGATCAAGGCTATCAAAGATTGCTCTAATGTGTTAAGAGGAGCGATCTTATCCATTGGGAACATTCAAGAGACACACACCAGTATAGAAGAAAGTTTGATATCGCTGATTGGACAGGTTAACGTATTTTTGAGTCTAGTTCCTGGAAACGTGGACGTCAAATTGGTGGTAAGggaacgaatatttttctaccaaaaCCTGTTGAGAAAGTTCTATTTGCGAAACCTCTGGAGCGTGCGTCAGGTGCCCCATTTACGAAAGTGCGATAAGAGGACGTTGGCACACGTGCACGACTAAAGCCCTCGATTTGCACGCTGTTTCATCGAGCTTATATTACTCAACCTTAACTTCATCCGCTGTCAGTGGCACCTACGTTGCTTCTCAAATGAAACTTTCCTTCAcaggtgttggaaaaaataacgtATATCATACGTGAAGTTGGCCGATATCCGACTAATGTGATTACAGCGCTCGCTTCGGCTCGCGTCGCAAACTTTACACTTATCGGAAATCGCCTACTCTTCGTACTTGTTGCACAATATTCTGTTTCGTATTCAAATACTAAACAATTCTTCAGTCTTCCATTGCATATGGATTGAATAACTATCGAAATTTTAACCATCACAGACTCTATCCGATTTACCTGCGGAACAAGTAACTATCCCGCTCTCCATTGACAAGGAGCGATCAGCGGCTGATTTGTTTCTTCATTGGGCAGAAATAGCAGACTCGGTTTTCGTCAGATTGTATGGGTACATTACTGGAATGTTCCTATCCGGCTGGAGTAACGCTAGGTTGTATTTCAACGTCGTTGGAACACAAATTCGTAACCAGGTGAATTGACGGCAAAAATCAACAAGATTGCATGCGTATGTTAACATCATTTTCTTCTTGTCCATCCGCAGGTTCTGACTTCAACAGCCTTGACTAACTACAAGATTGCCATTGCCGAAGTGCTCAGTCAGTCTGATCTAATTCAAAGTCACTGCACAAACGAAACATGGGGATTATTCCAAGAAGTCGCTTCCGAAGTAGCTGCAGTTTCGCACAACGTGCAAGACGCGTTGGAAAACTATGCCACATGCCTTGCATAATATAACACTGTGCACTACCTTTGTATCCATCgttaaatgaaatgaatgtaTTGCTTTATCCAATTTgcttgatatgaaaatataatatttctcaATCTACTCTCTTGGCAACTGAATTCCGTATTCGATTACTGGATAAATTACCTTTATATCCATTCTCCCCAAAGGCAAGATAGTCAGGCTtctaattttacaattatggTGTCAGATATTCTTGGATGCACAATAGAAGTTCTCTTCAATGAAAGAAGATTAGAAATATCTCGAATAAATTCTGTTGGTTTCTCAGATTATAGAAAAGTGTAAGAAATAAGGCAATCCCATATTCGATATGGCGAATGTTAGagccaaataaaaaataacatgtATAGTATCGTTTTGAAAGGACGTATAACAGCGTTACCTGGCACACCATAAAGCCATATAGTCcgtcaatatttatttttgttgcaCAAAGACAACCTTAGGTACTACATGTTTGTTCTGTGGGTTAGTATTTCACAATAATGAAGCCCTTCAAATGACCTTGAGGTATGTAAATACCCTACTTAATATGCAGTTTATTTTCGTTGTTCGAATgttattttaacaaaaataacatCACCGTCGTTGCCATTGGTATATAAAGTTGAAGCAACTTGACTTGGAACATCAGTATTCGGCAGACACTCAGAACAGAATGAATTGGCTTCCACTAATGCTGGTTGGGCTCTGGGCCGCAGAGTCTTTGGCAAAAATATGCAGTAAGTCGCCCGATTTTCATAATCATTTGATGTTCATCATTTTCTGTTCACAAATACATACCCATGTTGGATTTATATTACAGGCTTTAATAATTCGGTGGCAATCGATTACCTGGCCGATGAATGGGCCACAGCAGCGAGCAGGTACCCGTCACCATCCATTGAACTTGGCGATAAAAtgggagaattttttgaacacaAATTTCAAGCATCTGCAGTGAGCTATGGAATCTACGTAATGGCAAAACTGTATCATCAGGTAtctcaattttccaaatttgtctccaaaaatgaacgttTGGACCGTTGATTTAACCGCAATTTACATATTCCTGGCTGatccgatttttatttttcaccttcaGGCGTTGAAACGGGGTAACGAACTTATTGAAGACGTAGAGGACTGCCGCGACAACTTACAATCAAAGATTGAACTGTTAAAATCAAACATGCTGCCACAACCAATTGGCTTGGACGAAGATTTGAACTCAATCATCAGACAGTGCCAGGTATTCTTGAGCTTATCACCTGGAAATGTGGCGATCGCTACACCGGTAAGTTTATACGATATCCGCTCGTTCATgtacgtagaaaaaaattactaattaataaatatcagAAAGGTTATTCGTGCTCCCGATAGACCCGACGGGAAAACATATGACTACGTAATAACACGTAATGATTACAGTGTGAACAATCATGTATGTTCCCATATCGCAGGATCTCGGCACATTGCCGGCACAACAAATAGTGCCTGAGAGCAGAACGACGCCTCGGACCGCATTCGAGCTTCTTGTAACTTTCAACCAAGTTCTCGATCAGCAGTTTGCCGCCATCTACGGATTCGTAGAAGGTATATACCTGACAGGCTGGGCTAGAGCGAGGAACTATTTCGCAAATGTACAGGCGCAGCTGCGTGGTGAGGTGAGTTACAAACCTAATGACGCGTACCTTCGGCTGATTATTCGCTACTGGGTAATGGTATCAGGGACGAAGATGCGGATAATTTTCCTGatattgaacatttttcagaTCCTGAATTGGCGAGTACTGAACTCTTACACGCAAGTGGTGGATAGCATTTTTGTGCAATCTGATTTGATTCAGCGTTACGTTCATCCGGAAACATGGGCATTATTCAACAACGTTGGCCAGCTTATCAGAACGATTGCTTACGAATGCAACAATTGCCAGTAAGATGATAACGAAGATACAGGGCATCTATATTTTATCACGTCAATTATATTCACACTTATATTGTCTAGAACTGTAAACAATGAGTTCCACGTATAATGTGGATAGTTTCATGAATTAAAATGTAttcataataaaaattctgttGGCATCAATTTGGCACACTGTTCGTCGTCCATTACAAATCCCACATAAAATTAATGTtgcaagaaagaaaatttgaagactGTTCAAAGATTTCCCATTGCAGTTCTTCAGTTATTCAGAGTACGGTTAGGTTCTAATCACCCCACGCGAATGtctaaaaaatagaaagagatgaacgagaaattttcatGGAAGACTTGTAGAGTTTTGAGTTTTGGAAAATCAGCAATGCTGATATATATTGACTTATAGATTGCCCTACATTCGAGATTCTGCGAGTAGTGTTCGATCTTAGACAGGAAACACGTAAAGCAGCAtcaaaaacaaatacaaaaacgtaaataccaaaaaattcgaaattattcgaagtatgaattaaattattataaggGTGGTCTGTTTTAATCGCCCCAGGCGAATATCTCGATAACTAGAATAGATGCGAGCAAGACCTTAGATTCAAAACTTGAAGAGTTtcaaggggaaaaaataatgctAATATAAGTTGATTTTTGGATTGCGCcactgttgaaatttttcgagtaaTTTGTCATTTTAGACGAGGAACACATATTTTAACTATGACCGGCTGACAGCGGGTTTGAAGACGAATTAAAAAAcgtaacgaaaataaaaacgtgtttttcaaaatttttactaacTCAAGTACTCGATAATTTCGCTCGAGACAAGGCACCAACCCCAAAGTTTCATTACGTTTTTGCGCTTAAGGGACTATGGAAGTCGCTTGATCACCACGAAAACACGATTCtcagttttttcaaaccatGTGGATTGATGCgacgtttttgaatttgtctTCAAACCCGCTATCAGGCGATtgtggtgaaaatattcatttcgtACTTAAAATCACGAAGTACTCGAGAAATCTCGAAACTGTTGCAATTCACAAATCGGCCCATATCAGCATCATCTTTCCTCTTGGAAACCCTCACGATTTTGTATTAAACGTTTTAACTCATCTCTTGTAATCTTAAAGATATTCGCCTGGGGAGATCAAAAAAGACGATTATATTTTTGTGCCATCACCTTAGCTtcctcatatatatattcattgaTGCTCAACTTTCCtgaagaattttattcaaaatgcaaaattgGAAAGTTTGAACGTACAagatgagaaaagaaattcgcGAGTTAACAGAAATAATTGATCAGAATTTTCTTCTGGCGTAATTACACGGACAACAAGTGCAATCTCATATCGAATTCgaggtaaaagaaaatcaagacttcaataaaaaaaaaaaaaaaaaaacgaaaaatcttcattgaaaattagaaaaaaatgcaaataaatttctttttcacgtctttgaattttcattccatgACGCCGTCGGTTACTCATCCACAAGCTACCTGCGTGTTCCATTTACATAACCAGACGTGAATCGCAAAATATCGCAACTGATATAATCCACAAGTCAGCCCATATAAGCATTATCTTTTCTCCTCGAATTCATTCAAGTTTTGTTCAGCAGTTTTTCCCGTATAtctttcgatttttgaaatacaAATCTTCCGGAGCGTTTAAAACCGACGACCCCGCATAAATCGTAATGAAACAATCCTAATTTGTTACTTTGGCGATCTCCTCGCTGATTTGATAAAATGATATAATAACCCCCGCACTTCATGCACATCTTCACGATTGCATTATCGGCAAATTGATTTCAGGTGTATTAAATCGGTCGAAACTCGTTTGCGCCTATCTAACTTAAAAGTTCGCAGCACTATGtatttgtgatatttttcgattcatcgtgataattttcataaaaagtATACAACACAAACAATTATTACTGCGGTGAGGCAGCTAAACGAGACTGCAGACAATCATACAATGAAACGAATTCATCTGCTTGTTGTGAACATTAGGTAAAGCCTTTTTGCATAATATTATACTTGAATACCTATACATTTCTTCTCAAACAATCATACGCATGTGTCTTATCGTTGTTGTTTCGAGAAATAAATTGTTACATGCCACTTTCTTCCttattgtttcaaaacacatTAATCAAACGCTCTATGTTTTATTCCTGACTCAATCATACTGTTCACTTCTCTGACCTGTCAAGAAGGAGAAAACTAGCATATGAATCCATCAtgttcttttctttcgtttgTCGGGGCAAGAAAGTAAACATTATCGTTAAGTAAGAAATaaactatataatatatataatagttTCTATAATAGTTCCTATAATAGTTAAAAAgtacattataaatatattgcaCGATTCAgctataaaaattattgcacTTCTTATTGTTCACATCTAACTCACAGCGTTATTTATACTGTTTAATACACCACTTTTCATCGACCTCATGGCCGTTGAAATGTTTCGAAAgtattcagaaaattttggTGAATTGAATGAGAATATCCATTCTTCTCTCAACGCAACGGAAGATTGTGAAAATATACTTTCTATTCTTCAATTACATTTTATCCAAACTTGCCGggtataaaaattccaaagaaATCTCAAAAATTACTTCAAACCCTCTCCAAAGGACATTCTGGGCACTCAATCACAAAGATAAGCTCGGATGTTCTTTGggaaatgctgaaaaattaatgcataaactattgaaaatgaaaataaatagtattttttgcaatttttcaaaagtaaaacTCGAATTTTATACGTAATCGAATAGCAATCACGAGTAGATTTTGAAACATGCCGAACTGAAAACCAGATTTTTACGTACAAACCATTGACTGCCCAAAATGTCCTTTGGGTGGATGAAATCTAGAGTTCAAAGTAAtgtttgagatttttttgcaattattaaACCCGGCccaaattcagaaaaaatattacagaaaAAGTACTTTCGAAAACGTGCAGTCCATACGTTTTCTACTTCCGGCGTTTCGCATGAAAATTGATATGAAACGAACATTGCACGAAAACGTTAATAAGTACCATATGGCTTTAGCTCCGTAAAAATCTTGGTCATTAACGCTATAAATGTATTTGTGTAAGCGTGTCATTTCAAAGCCCTGATAAGAATCTAACCTTATCGCAACGTTCAGAGAATCTAACTGAAAAAACCGTCCGCTTGACGTCGAATGCTCCATAAAACCAATCGACTGATacgtaatttcaaaaaatagtGAATCTGATAAATCGTATCGCAAAGTCTGATAATCGCGTGATGAGGCCCGAATCCAGTTGCGATAAGGGCCTGATCAAGCACGTTTAGAACCGCATGTTACATTCGTGATCAGGACAAGCCTGATGAGTTCCTAATCCTGGCTGTATTGAAATTTCTACTCGAGTTACTGCAGTGCATCGGATGTCTGCTTGGAAAAAAAGTCATCCCATTATCATCATAGataatgggaaaaaaatcatttttctatcATTTTATCGTCGTAACTCACATTGAAAATGCATCTCCTAGCAGAATTCGCGATTTTTACATGGGCTGGTGATTTCAGTGAATTCTGTAAATTACGCCGAACAATAAttcgattataattttgttcaCGTCATTCGTTCAAACACAATTATTTCAGGGAGCCTTTAACAATGATACGATTCTTACTTCACTCCACGATGTCATTAATTCTTATCGAGGACTATCCAATGAAAGAGAATCAATAATCTTTTAGCGACAATATTTTAAGGGGTAAGATTTTGATTAGACTTCCCCCTTAAGCAAGCACCTTGCGGCAAGGTCATGGAAATCAGCAGAATTTGCAAGTGTGAATAGAATATTTCGATCActctgttgtaaaattttagtgaacaaattttcatgataatgaaaatgatgatCATAATGGGTTcgaaatatgtatatgaaatTCTAGTACTGCggtttcgttaaaaataacTACACCACACGCTGCAGAATTAATTCGTATGAGTTGAAGATGCtgaatataagaaaaaatacatagcggtaaattttgaaatcggtAATAAATCAGTCGCGAGATTCTTCAGATCTTTTTTCTGCAAATGTGGTAATATTGTCCGTaataaatgtatatgtattaatGGATATACTGTGATAATAAATGTATgaattacatgaattttttttcatacagcATAAGCCCGGCTGCAATAAtaaaagaatgataaaaagaaaCCTAAGAAAATGCAACCGCATGTCTACCTATGAGCGTAACACTATGTGTCGGGTTTTTTTAAGGTGCAAGTAGCTGTGATAATAAGTGCAAGTATTACATGAATGTTTTTTCATACAGCGTAAACCCACcgataataaaaacaaataacatgGAGAAACCTAATAAATTCAACcgcatgtatatatgtaggCGTAACACTTTATGTCGGGTTTTTTTTAGATGCATGTAGCTGTAATAATAAATGCAGGTATAGCGTATGTAcatgttttttcattcaacgtAAGCCCGCTAGGCAAGTGttaacaaagaaagaaaagtattGCAAAAGTAATACAACAGTATACCCATTAGGATGTgccatgagaaaaaaatttttactttttgataAAGCGTGAAATTCCCTATAAGAATCTATATTTAGATAGTTTGTAAGTCAAGACGTTTACGAgagcaaaaaattcaaaaagttttcgattttttttaagcgttatttgaatggaaaatggaaaaaataaaaaaggcaGCTCtaaatat is part of the Neodiprion virginianus isolate iyNeoVirg1 chromosome 5, iyNeoVirg1.1, whole genome shotgun sequence genome and encodes:
- the LOC124305328 gene encoding uncharacterized protein LOC124305328, which encodes MIYVYDTIYGTTYILKNMRWCLAILFFGLTSTVCSGHMCEPVYGVDFELLTSAYAAGAESFPTPTIEYHDRSACKFGMKYTNDVMSYIESLFLNVYLQADQTGHQLIKAIKDCSNVLRGAILSIGNIQETHTSIEESLISLIGQVNVFLSLVPGNVDVKLVTLSDLPAEQVTIPLSIDKERSAADLFLHWAEIADSVFVRLYGYITGMFLSGWSNARLYFNVVGTQIRNQVLTSTALTNYKIAIAEVLSQSDLIQSHCTNETWGLFQEVASEVAAVSHNVQDALENYATCLA
- the LOC124305334 gene encoding uncharacterized protein LOC124305334; translation: MNWLPLMLVGLWAAESLAKICSFNNSVAIDYLADEWATAASRYPSPSIELGDKMGEFFEHKFQASAVSYGIYVMAKLYHQALKRGNELIEDVEDCRDNLQSKIELLKSNMLPQPIGLDEDLNSIIRQCQVFLSLSPGNVAIATPDLGTLPAQQIVPESRTTPRTAFELLVTFNQVLDQQFAAIYGFVEGIYLTGWARARNYFANVQAQLRGEILNWRVLNSYTQVVDSIFVQSDLIQRYVHPETWALFNNVGQLIRTIAYECNNCQ